A window of the Cystobacter fuscus genome harbors these coding sequences:
- a CDS encoding lysophospholipid acyltransferase family protein, producing the protein MDTLVERPPLTKRLKRFLRYLLVRAALALVGALPLGFARWLGAGFGRLAFAMAGGERRKALKSLARAFPEKPDAERHALARASFRHLGMAAFEVGATSSMDRQLERLVRWGDADRRVLDAALARGKGVVFVSGHVGNWELLARRVSRAGYPSQSIAKETTDPRLTALVGRFRELGGVRSIWRGQEGAARAMLRALKAGEILGLLIDQDTRVQSLFVPFFGELAATPRAAADLALRTGAAVVVGFCQREGEGYRLWMEEVAWRAGTDREADALALTAALSERIEAAIRRAPEQWVWMHQRWKTRPPPAS; encoded by the coding sequence ATGGACACGCTCGTGGAGCGTCCTCCCCTAACAAAGCGCCTCAAGCGCTTCCTCCGCTACCTCCTCGTGCGCGCCGCCCTCGCCCTGGTGGGGGCCCTGCCGCTCGGTTTCGCCCGGTGGCTCGGCGCGGGCTTCGGCCGCCTCGCCTTCGCCATGGCCGGGGGGGAGCGGCGCAAGGCCTTGAAGTCCCTCGCCCGCGCCTTCCCGGAGAAGCCCGACGCGGAGCGTCATGCGCTCGCCCGCGCCTCCTTCCGGCACCTGGGCATGGCCGCCTTCGAGGTGGGGGCCACTTCGTCCATGGATAGACAGTTGGAGCGGCTGGTGCGCTGGGGGGACGCGGACCGGCGCGTGCTCGACGCGGCGCTCGCCCGGGGCAAGGGAGTCGTCTTCGTCTCGGGGCACGTGGGCAACTGGGAGCTTCTGGCGCGGCGGGTGTCGCGCGCGGGCTACCCGAGCCAGAGCATCGCCAAGGAGACGACGGACCCGCGCCTCACCGCGCTCGTCGGACGCTTCCGGGAGCTGGGCGGGGTGCGCAGCATCTGGCGCGGCCAGGAAGGCGCGGCGCGCGCCATGCTGCGCGCGCTCAAGGCGGGGGAGATTCTCGGGCTGCTCATCGACCAGGACACGCGGGTGCAGTCGCTCTTCGTGCCCTTCTTCGGGGAGCTGGCGGCCACGCCCCGGGCGGCGGCGGACCTGGCGCTGCGCACGGGCGCGGCGGTGGTGGTGGGTTTCTGCCAGCGCGAGGGCGAGGGCTACCGCTTGTGGATGGAGGAGGTGGCGTGGCGGGCGGGGACGGACCGCGAGGCGGACGCCCTGGCGCTCACCGCGGCGCTCTCCGAGCGCATCGAGGCCGCCATCCGCCGTGCTCCCGAGCAATGGGTGTGGATGCACCAGCGCTGGAAGACCCGGCCTCCCCCGGCCTCCTGA
- a CDS encoding winged helix-turn-helix transcriptional regulator → MPKKEAGPRVCSMADALEVVGEKWSLLVVREVFYGVRRFEGIAQNTGAPRDVLTARLRKLSEAGVLRRVQYSERPARSEYHLTEAGLDLAPTLLCLLQWGRRWTSDAPATPGALVHDCGEPLHAVLTCRACGRRVTGTDLSIHQIPIRPVEPR, encoded by the coding sequence ATGCCGAAGAAGGAGGCCGGTCCTCGGGTGTGCTCGATGGCCGATGCGCTGGAAGTGGTGGGAGAGAAGTGGTCCCTGCTGGTGGTGCGCGAGGTGTTCTATGGCGTGAGGCGCTTCGAGGGCATTGCCCAGAACACCGGGGCGCCGAGGGACGTGCTCACCGCGCGGCTGCGCAAGCTGTCGGAGGCGGGCGTGCTGCGCCGGGTGCAGTACTCGGAGCGGCCCGCGAGGAGCGAGTACCACCTCACCGAGGCCGGACTGGACCTGGCGCCCACGCTGCTCTGCCTGCTGCAGTGGGGGCGGCGGTGGACGTCGGATGCGCCCGCCACGCCGGGGGCGCTCGTGCATGACTGTGGGGAGCCCCTGCACGCGGTGCTGACGTGCCGCGCATGCGGGCGCCGCGTCACCGGGACGGACCTGAGCATCCATCAGATACCCATCCGTCCCGTGGAGCCGCGCTGA
- the astB gene encoding N-succinylarginine dihydrolase encodes MREYNFDGLVGPTHNYGGLSPGNLASAQHGGTVSHPRTAALQGLEKMRFVAGLGVGQAVLPPHPRPSLKTLRALGFTGTDEELITRAAREAEHLLRLTSSSAAMWTANAATGAPSEDTADGRMHLTVANLQQMFHRALEAETTHAVLRAIFADERHFAIHAPLPGGGHFADEGAANHTRLVTPGHRAVHLLAWGRSAWRGDVRHPTRFPARQTLEASEALARLNQLAPAQVLLPQQAPEGIDAGAFHTDVLAVGSGGFLMLHELAFVDAPGLLRTLGERLGEGFTYALATEDELPVRDAVKAYPFNSQVLALPDGSLAIVAPEESRDTPTTRRFLERVVAGNNPVKAVHYLDVRQSMNNGGGPACLRQRVWLTDAERAAVKAHVFYTPELHASLADWVTRHYREELRAEDLRDPRLARETMTALDELTRLLHLGPVYDFQK; translated from the coding sequence ATGCGCGAATACAACTTCGACGGCCTCGTCGGTCCCACGCACAATTACGGCGGTCTCTCGCCCGGCAACCTCGCCTCGGCCCAGCATGGCGGCACGGTGAGCCATCCCCGCACGGCGGCGCTGCAGGGGTTGGAGAAGATGCGCTTCGTCGCGGGCCTGGGTGTCGGCCAGGCGGTGTTGCCCCCCCATCCCCGGCCCTCGCTCAAGACGCTGCGCGCGCTGGGCTTCACCGGCACGGACGAGGAGCTCATCACCCGGGCGGCCCGCGAGGCGGAGCACCTGTTGCGGCTCACCTCCAGCAGCGCCGCCATGTGGACGGCGAACGCGGCCACGGGGGCGCCGAGCGAGGACACCGCGGACGGGCGCATGCACCTGACGGTGGCCAACCTCCAGCAGATGTTCCACCGGGCCCTGGAGGCGGAGACGACGCACGCGGTGCTGCGTGCCATCTTCGCGGACGAGCGCCACTTCGCCATCCACGCGCCGCTGCCCGGAGGCGGGCACTTCGCGGACGAGGGCGCGGCCAACCACACCCGGCTCGTCACGCCCGGCCATCGCGCCGTGCACCTGCTCGCGTGGGGCCGCAGCGCGTGGCGCGGCGACGTGCGCCACCCCACCCGCTTTCCCGCCCGGCAGACGCTGGAGGCCAGCGAGGCACTGGCGCGGTTGAACCAGCTCGCTCCCGCCCAGGTGCTCCTGCCCCAGCAAGCCCCCGAGGGCATCGACGCGGGCGCCTTCCACACGGACGTGCTGGCGGTGGGCAGTGGGGGCTTCCTCATGCTGCACGAGCTGGCCTTCGTGGACGCGCCGGGGCTGTTGCGCACGCTGGGCGAACGGCTCGGCGAGGGCTTCACGTACGCGCTCGCCACCGAGGACGAGCTGCCCGTGCGCGACGCGGTGAAGGCCTACCCGTTCAACTCCCAGGTGCTCGCGCTGCCGGACGGCTCGCTCGCCATCGTGGCCCCGGAGGAAAGCCGGGACACGCCCACCACGCGGCGCTTCCTCGAGCGCGTGGTGGCCGGAAACAACCCGGTGAAGGCGGTGCACTACCTGGACGTGCGCCAGTCGATGAACAACGGAGGTGGTCCGGCGTGCCTGCGCCAGCGCGTGTGGCTCACCGACGCCGAGCGCGCCGCGGTGAAGGCCCACGTCTTCTACACGCCGGAGCTGCACGCCTCGCTCGCCGACTGGGTGACGCGGCACTACCGCGAGGAGCTGCGCGCGGAGGACTTGAGGGATCCCCGGCTCGCGCGCGAGACGATGACGGCGCTCGACGAACTGACGCGGCTGTTGCACCTGGGCCCCGTCTACGACTTCCAGAAGTAG
- a CDS encoding UDP-glucose dehydrogenase family protein, translating to MHISIIGSGYVGLVAGTCFADSGNDVICVDINAEKIAQLQRGEVPIYEPGLEELIRKNTRERRLSFTTELATAVARSQVVFIAVGTPEGESGEADLQYVLSAAEQIGRAIQQYTVVVDKSTVPVGTADKVRETIARVTQVEFDVVSNPEFLKEGAALDDFLKPDRVVIGTESERARKVMGQLYAPFVRTENPILYMDTHSAELTKYAANAMLATRISFMNDMAALCEKVGADVDFVRKGMGADKRIGYPFLFPGVGYGGSCFPKDVKALVAKGRELGLELDLLRAVERTNERQKRTLVQKALKHFGSLDGRSFAVWGLAFKPKTDDMREAPSIEVIEGLLAKGARVAAHDPVAERTARRVFGERIRYTQLPYEALEGVDALFVVTEWNEFRHPDFERMKKLMKTPVILDGRNIYDPERMRELGFTYMGLGRR from the coding sequence ATGCACATCTCCATCATTGGCTCAGGTTACGTGGGACTCGTCGCGGGGACGTGCTTCGCCGACTCGGGCAACGACGTCATCTGCGTGGACATCAACGCGGAGAAGATCGCCCAGCTCCAGCGGGGCGAGGTTCCCATCTACGAGCCGGGCCTGGAGGAGCTCATCCGCAAGAACACGCGGGAGCGGCGCCTGTCCTTCACCACGGAGCTGGCCACGGCGGTGGCGCGCTCGCAGGTGGTGTTCATCGCCGTGGGCACGCCCGAGGGCGAGAGCGGCGAGGCGGACCTCCAGTACGTCCTGTCCGCGGCGGAGCAGATCGGCCGGGCCATCCAGCAGTACACGGTGGTGGTGGACAAGAGCACCGTGCCGGTGGGCACCGCGGACAAGGTGCGCGAGACCATCGCCCGGGTGACCCAGGTGGAGTTCGACGTCGTCTCCAACCCCGAGTTCCTCAAGGAGGGCGCCGCGCTGGACGACTTCCTCAAGCCGGACCGGGTCGTCATCGGCACCGAGTCCGAGCGGGCGCGCAAGGTGATGGGCCAGCTCTACGCGCCGTTCGTGCGCACGGAAAACCCCATCCTCTACATGGACACGCACTCGGCGGAGCTCACCAAGTACGCCGCCAACGCCATGCTCGCCACGCGCATCTCCTTCATGAACGACATGGCCGCGCTCTGCGAGAAGGTGGGCGCGGACGTGGACTTCGTGCGCAAGGGCATGGGCGCCGACAAGCGCATCGGCTACCCGTTCCTCTTCCCCGGCGTGGGCTACGGCGGCAGCTGCTTTCCCAAGGACGTGAAGGCGCTGGTGGCCAAGGGGCGCGAGCTGGGGCTGGAGCTGGATCTGCTCCGCGCGGTGGAGCGCACCAACGAGCGGCAGAAGCGCACGCTCGTGCAGAAGGCGCTCAAGCACTTCGGCTCGCTCGACGGGCGCTCCTTCGCGGTGTGGGGCCTGGCCTTCAAGCCCAAGACGGATGACATGCGCGAGGCGCCCTCCATCGAGGTCATCGAGGGGCTGCTCGCCAAGGGCGCCAGGGTGGCGGCGCATGATCCGGTGGCCGAGCGCACCGCGCGCCGCGTCTTCGGCGAGCGCATCCGCTACACCCAACTGCCCTACGAGGCCCTGGAGGGCGTGGACGCGCTCTTCGTCGTCACCGAGTGGAACGAGTTCCGCCACCCGGACTTCGAGCGCATGAAGAAGCTGATGAAGACGCCCGTCATCCTCGACGGACGCAACATCTATGATCCGGAGCGCATGCGCGAGCTGGGCTTCACGTACATGGGCCTCGGCCGCCGGTAG
- a CDS encoding DUF1304 domain-containing protein, with translation MSLLAVLFVGLVAAIHVYIVVLEMFLWTKPLGMKVFKTEPAFAAQSATLAANQGLYNGFLAAGLIWGLVAAEPVAFQAKVFFLACVMIAGLYGAATVSRRILFVQTVPATIALALVVLARA, from the coding sequence ATGAGTCTGCTCGCCGTGCTGTTCGTGGGACTGGTCGCCGCCATCCATGTCTACATCGTGGTGCTGGAGATGTTTCTCTGGACGAAGCCCCTGGGAATGAAGGTGTTCAAGACGGAGCCGGCGTTCGCCGCGCAGTCGGCGACGCTCGCCGCCAACCAGGGGCTGTACAACGGCTTCCTCGCCGCGGGCCTCATCTGGGGCCTGGTGGCCGCGGAGCCGGTGGCGTTCCAGGCCAAGGTCTTCTTCCTGGCGTGCGTGATGATCGCGGGCCTGTACGGAGCGGCCACGGTGAGCCGGCGCATCCTCTTCGTGCAGACGGTGCCCGCGACCATCGCGCTGGCGCTGGTGGTGCTCGCGCGCGCGTGA